The Streptococcus downei MFe28 DNA window AAGGGCTGGTACTCAACCTCCGACGATAATTGGGTCTATGTCAATGAATCCGGTCAAGTTCTGACAGGCTTACAAACCATTGATGGTCAGACGGTCTATTTCGATGACAAGGGTATCCAGGCCAAGGGCAAGGCTGTCTGGGATGAAAATGGCAACCTGCGTTACTTTGATGCCGATTCAGGTAATATGCTTCGGGACCGTTGGAAGAACGTTGACGGAAACTGGTATTACTTCAACCGCAATGGCCTAGCCACGAGGTGGTAAGCCTAATACTCGCTAAATATTAAAAGAGCTCTCTTTCTAGCAAGCTTAGTTTTCTAATCTTTGCTTGGGAAGGAGGGCTATTTTTATATCTAGCCGAGCCCCTTTGGGACTAGGTAACAGAACTGTAACGGAAGATGACTGGAGAAAACCCCAGAATTAGACTGTTTCTGGGAGAAAAACGCTTTCTTGAGTAAGTGAAATGTAAATAACTAGTAATTTTTTTGAAAAAGTGCTACTATAGTTTGGTAAGTGAAATAATTTACAGGTCATGATTATTTTACTAGTAAAAATATTATGGGAGAATGATTTTCATGGAAAGAAAATTACATTACAAATTACACAAGGTCAAGAAGCAGTGGGTGACCATCGCTGTCGCCTCTGCTGGTTTGGCCAGCGTAGTCGGTGCTGGCTCCTTGAGCCAAACCGTTTCTGCTGACGATCTTGCTAAGGACCAAGCGGCAGCGACTGAGCAAAAGGCATCAGCCAATCAGGAAAAAGAAGAAGTAGTTTCTGATCAGGTTGACACGACCAGTGCCAAAGCAACCTCTGAGAAGGAAGTTGCTCAAGCTTCGGACACTAGTTCAGAAGCCAACCAAGTTCCAGCCCAAGAAGAAAAGAAGGCTGAAAAGGCAGCTGCTCCTGCGACAGCGACACCAGCTCCACAGACTGGTGCAAAAAACAGCCAAACAGCTAGTTCAGAAGCACCAGCGACAAGCAATCAAGCAAGTGAGACAGCTGAAACTGGTGCCTTAAGCCAAAAAGAAGAAGCAGCAGTTCTTTCGCTTGATAATATCAAGAAGATTGATGGAAAGTATTACTATGTTATGGCAGACGGCTCTTATAAGAAGAACTTTGCCATTACTGTTGATGGGCAAATGCTTTACTTTGATGCCAAAACAGGTGCCCTGTCTTCAACCTCTACCTATTCTTTCAGTCAAGGTTTGACACCAATTGTTTCTGATTTCTCAGTCAACAATAAGGCTTTCGATTCTTCTGAAAAGAGTTTTGAACTGGTAGATGGTTACCTGACAGCTGAAAGCTGGTACCGTCCTGCTAAGATTCTTGAAAATGGCAAGACCTGGGTGGACTCCAAAGAAACTGACCTTCGTCCAGTTCTCATGAGCTGGTGGCCAAACAAGGATACCCAAGTTGCCTACCTCAACTATATGTCCAAGGCGCTTGGTGGCAAGGAAGAGTTTACAACAGAAACCTCTCAAACAACCTTGAATACAGCTGCTGAGTTGATTCAAACCAAGATTGAAGCTCGTATTTCTAAGGAACAAGGGACCAAATGGCTTCGTGAAGCTATGGCTGCTTTTGTAGCGACTCAGTCTCGTTGGAGTTACGCTAGTGAGCAATTTGATAAAAACGACCACTTGCAAGGTGGTGCTCTCCTTTATACTAATAATAAATTGACCCAATGGGCAGATTCTAACTATCGTTTGCTTAACCGCACCCCTACCCGACAGGATGGCAAGCCTCATTATTCTAAAGCTGACGAATACGGTGGTTACGAATTCCTCTTGGCTAATGACGTGGATAACTCCAACCCAGTCGTTCAAGCGGAAATGCTCAACCAAATCCACTACCTGATGAACTGGGGCTCTATTGTCATGAATGACAAGGATGCCAACTTTGATGGTATCCGTGTGGATGCGGTGGATAATGTCAATGCGGATACCCTGCAACTCTACACTAACTATTTTAATTCGGTTTATGGTGTCAACAAGTCAGAAGCCCAAGCCCTAGCTCACATTTCAGTATTAGAAGCTTGGTCTTATAATGATAATGACTATAACCAAGATACCAATGGTGCGGCCTTGGCTATGGACAATGGTCTACGCTTCTCCCTGCTTTATACCCTGACACGTCCACTTAATGAGCGGACTCCTGGTATGTCAACCTTGATTAAGTCACAATATGGTTTGACTGACCGGACCAAGGATGACAAGTATGGCGATACTCAGCCATCCTATGTCTTTGTTCGGGCTCATGACTCAGAAGTGCAAACCGTTATTGCGCAAATCATCAAGAAAAAAATTGATCCAACGACTGATGGCTTTACCTTCACCTTGGACCAATTGAAACAGGCCTTTGACATCTACAATAAGGATATGAATAGTGTTGATAAGCACTATACCCACTACAATATTCCAGCAGCCTACGCTGTTATGTTGTCCAACATGGAATCAGTAACTCGGGTTTACTATGGAGACCTCTTTACCGATGATGGTCAATACATGGAAACCAAGTCTCCTTACTACGATGCTATCAATACCCTCCTTAGGGCCCGGATTCGTTACGCCGCTGGTGGTCAAACCATGGAACACAATTCCTATAAGGCATCAGCAGCTATGAAAGCTAAAAATCCTGATAGTGGTAGTGTGCTTGGCAACAGCGAAGTTCTTGTCTCTGTTCGTTTTGGTCAAGATGTGATGTCTGCTGACGATATGACTGGTGGTAAGCTGGCTAAAACCTCTGGTATGTTCAGCCTGATTTCCAACAACCCTGAATTAGAATTGGATGCCAATGAAGAAATCAGGGTCAATGTTGGTAAGATTCATGCTGGTCAAACCTACCGTCCATTGCTTTTGACAACCGATAAGGGTCTGCAAAAGTACCTCAATGATTCTGATACTAAGCTGACCAAGGTTGCCGATAAGGATGGTTATATCACCTTCAAGGGCAGTGAAATCAAGGGCTACAAGCAGGTTGAAGTCAATGGTTACCTTTCTGTTTGGGTACCAGTCGGCGCAAAGGCAGATCAAGATATTCGTGTGGCAGCTTCAACTAAGGTTAATGGTAAGGATGACAAGACTTATACAGCTAGTCAAGCCTTAGAATCACAATTAATCTACGAAGGTTTCTCAAACTTCCAAGATTTCGTTAAGAAGGACTCCCAATATACCAATAAGAAGATTGCTGAAAATACCGACCTCTTTAAGGCCTGGGGCGTGACCTCATTTGAAATGGCGCCACAATACGTTTCCGCAACTGATGGTACCTTCCTGGATTCTATTATTGAAAATGGTTATGCCTTCACCGACCGTTATGACCTTGCCATGAGCAAGAACAACAAGTACGGTTCTAAGGAAGACTTGGCCAATGCTCTTAAGGCCCTCCACGCTGCTGGTATCCAAGCTATCGCAGACTGGGTTCCAGACCAAATTTACCAACTCCCAGGTAAGGAAGTGGTAACTGCAAGTCGTGTTGATAACTATGGCCGTGTTAAGATTGACCAACCATTGGTTGAAAAACTTTACTTGGCCAATACCAAGAGCTCAGGAAAAGACTTCCAGGCTAAATATGGTGGTGAATTCTTAGAAGACCTGCAAAAGCAATACCCTGAAATGTTTACCGCTAAGATGATTTCAACCGGTAAAACCATTGATCCATCTGTCAAATTGAAGGAATGGTCAGCTAAGTACTTGAACGGAACAAATGTTCTGGGTCGTGGTACAGACTATGTCCTCAGCGATGAAGGAACTGGCAAATACTTCACTGTTAATGAAAAGGGTGACTTCCTACCAGCAGCCCTGACAGGTGATAGGGAAGCCAAGACTGGTTTCTACAATGATGGTAAGGGAATGACCTACTATACAACGGCTGGTAACAAGGCTAAATCTGCCTTTGTAACCGTAGCTGGAAATACCTATTACTTTGACTATACTGGTTATATGGTAACAGGACCAAACACGATTAACAGCAAATTCTATTACTTCCTGCCAAATGGGGTAATGCTCAAGGATGCTATTAAGCAAGATGAGTTGGGCCGTTCGGTTTACTATGGTAAAACTGGTACCATGTACAAGGCGACAGATAAATCTCAATGGTTTGCCATGACCGACTCTAAGGGTCAACAACGCTTCCGTCACTTTGACCGCTTCGGTATCATGTCTGTAGGACTGGTTACCATCAATGGTAGTGTTCAATATTACGATGAAGAAGGCTTCCAAGTTAAGGGCGAATTTGTCACTGATAAGGATGGTCAAACCCGTTACTTTGACGAAGGTTCTGGTAATCTGGTTAAGGACCGCTTCCTCAATAAGGATGGCAAGTGGTACTATCTTGATGATAAAGGCTTGCTGGTCAAGGGGGCTCAAACCATTAAGGGTCAAAAACTCTACTTTGACACCAAGACCGGTGCCCAAGTCAAGGGTGACTTTGTTGCCGACAAGGATGGCAACCTGACCTTCTATAGTGGTGATAGTGGTCAAATGGTTCAAAGTGATTTCTTCTCAACAGGAAATAATGCTTGGTTCTATGCCGATGAAAATGGTCATGTCGCTAAGGGAGCTAAGACTATCAGAGGTCAGAAGCTCTACTTTGATACAAAAACAGGTCAGCAAGCTAAGGGACGCTTTATCCGTGATGACAAGGGGGTTCGTTACTATGATGCTGACACAGGTGCCTTGGTAACCAACGCTTTCCTTGAAACTAAGGCTGGTTCTAACCAATGGTATTACATGGGAGCAGATGGTTATGCTGTCAAGGGGAACCAGACCATAAAAAATCAGCACATGTATTTTGATGCTGAAACTGGCCAACAAGCTAAGGGAATTATAGTGACAGATGCCAATGGTCGCAAGTATTTCTATGATACTTTTACTGGCAGTCGTGTTGTAAACCAATTTGTTTTGGTTAATGGAAATTGGTATTTCTTTGGTTATGACGGATCTGCAGTAACAGGTTTCCATGATATCAAGGGACAACACCTTTACTTCAATTCCGATGGAACACAGGCCAAAGGGACTACGGTAAAAATTGGCAATCGCAGCTATACCTTTGATGCTCACACTGGTGAGCTGACATCTGTTCATTATGGCTGATTATCAGACTGCAAAGAAAAGAATCGAGCCTGCTCGGTTCTTTTTTGATATATGAAAAAGAGGAGTTATACTCAACAAAAATCAAATTAGACTTACTTCGTTTGTTTGTAAACCTAAATTTTTGATAAAGCTTTTCTATATAGATTTCAGGCTTTGATTTTAACTCAGTATTAGAAGGAATCCATAGATACAAATTGAAGCCTATACAACTTCCGAAGTATACTCAAGCTTCTCTTGAATTACTTTTGCAAGGGTTAATCAGTTGCTAAAGCTAGTTGAGCTGCACGTTTTGCATGGATGACTGTCGTATCGAAAACCGGTAGTGATGAATCTTCTTGAGAAATTAATAGACCGATTTCCGTGCATCCCAAGATGACGGCTTGGGCTCCCTTTACTTTTAGTTGATTAATGACTTTAGCAAAATACTGGCGTGAGTCATCTTTGATAGCTCCTAAACAGAGTTTTTCGAAAATAATGCGATTAACTTCTTCAACTTGTTCATCTTCTGGAATCAAAACAGTTAATCCTCTATCAAATAATTTTTGTTTCATAGTGTATCTTGTTCCAAGCAGAGCAACTGTTCCAATATTATCTTCTTCCAAGGCATCAGCTGTAGCGTCAGCAATGTGAACTAGAGGAATATTAATCATTGATGTCACTTTTGGTACGACCTTATGCATGGTATTGGTGCAGATAACAATCATCTCAGCGCCAGCCATTTCTAACTTTTATGCAGCTCGACCAAGGATCTCACCGCTTTTCTCCCAGTCACCTTGAGTTTGGCATTTTTCAATTTCATCAAAATCAACACTAAAAAGAATGATTTTAGCTGAATGGAGACCTCCTAGTTCTTCCTTAACGGTCTCGTTAATCAATTGATAATAAGGAATAGTACTTTCCCGGCTCATGCCACCGATTAAACCGATTGTTTTCATATTTTGTCTCCTTTTACCAGATTTAGCAATATTATATCAGGAATTACATTAGAAATGGAATCTGGACTAAAATTCACTTGGTTTATATAAAGTGAGGCTCTTAAATCCTTTTTAGACCATATGCTAAGGTTGGGCGGTAAAATGGAGATAATAGCTAACTATAGAGGTATACAAAGACCTCAGACCTCTACTAGAAATATTTTTGCCATGAAAGTAATAAGAGGTGGCCTAATGGGAAGGTAAAATCGCTAAATTTTGAGAAAGTCCAACAAGAGATTGGTGACTACAAGGAGCTTCCTTAATGAATCGCTTTTTGCTGAAAAAAACAGTGTTAGGTACATTTCGGGATAGTATCCAAACATTTGCGGATAAGTGTCTAGACAGGACTTACTCTCTCTAGTAGACTAGAGAGGTCGAGGTTTCACAACCTTGCGATAGTTTACTTTTTGAAAGGAAAAATGAAATGAAATCACCAATTAAGAAAGCCCTCTTTACCTCAGCCCTTGTCGCTGCCCTTTTTGCAACGGGTTCCAGCGTTTCTGCCCTCGGTTTAACAGAAACCAACCGTTATGGTCGGGCTCAGAACCCTAATTTCTATCGGAGCCAATATGATTTCAAGGTTCATAATATGGACATTGAGGGCAACCCTATTCAGGAAGAGGGGACAGACTTTAGCCAATATTATTGGCGAGGGGATGAATCTGGCCAGTCAACCAGCTATGATGAAAATACCCATGTCACAACGACCACCTACTATACCATCCGTTACTGGGAAGCTAAATAATCGAAATTGTGACCTCAAGTCTGCTTGGGGTCCTTTTTTTGTGTCTGCGGATTTAGTCTGATTGTCCCGCGAGGACCTGTCCTTTGATATAATGGAGACATTACTAGAGAAAGTGAGTCACATGTTATGACCAATACCATAGATTTATCCAAACCGGTTGCCAAGACCTTGGAGGAGCATCCCGAGCTCAAGGAAATTCTGATTGATTTGGGCTTTAAACCCCTGGCTAATCCTTTGATGTTAAAAACTTTGGGTCAGGCGACTAGCCTTAAGGCAGGTTCCAAGTTGGCCAAGATTCCTTTGGAGAAAATCAAGCAAACACTAGAATTTAACGGCTACGAGGTTAAGGGGGATTGAGATGGCAGAGGAAAGGATTGAGATACTAAAAAACATTTTGGTGGATCTTCACCACGGTGCCAGTCAGGAGTCGGTTCAGGAGCGTTTTAATCAACATTTCCAAGGCGTTTCAGCACTGGAAATTTCTCTCATGGAGCATGAACTGATGTCCGATGAAAAGTCGGGCGTGACTTTTGAAGATGTCATGGAGCTCTGCGATGTCCATGCCAATCTCTTTAAGAATGCTGTTCAGGGCGTAGAAGTGGCTGATAGCGACCAGCCAGGGCATCCGGTCTATGTCTTTAAGCAGGAAAACCTAGCCCTGCGTGGTGCCCTCTTAAGAATTCGTCGTATTCTGGATAATTTGGCCCAGCCAGAAAATAGGGAGTTTCAGGCTGAACTTCTTAAGGGCCTGAAAAATCAGATGAGACTCTTAGGACAATTTCAACGCCACTACCAACGCAAGGAAGAGCTCTTCTTTCCAATTATGGAGTCCTATGGACATGATTCTCCACCCAGAGTCATGTGGGGTGTTGACGATGAAATCCGTCAGCTTTTTAAGGACCTGCAAGCTAAGGTCCAAGACTTGCCAGAAGTCGAGCTAGCAGTTGTCA harbors:
- a CDS encoding DUF1858 domain-containing protein: MTNTIDLSKPVAKTLEEHPELKEILIDLGFKPLANPLMLKTLGQATSLKAGSKLAKIPLEKIKQTLEFNGYEVKGD
- a CDS encoding glycoside hydrolase family 70 protein, with product MERKLHYKLHKVKKQWVTIAVASAGLASVVGAGSLSQTVSADDLAKDQAAATEQKASANQEKEEVVSDQVDTTSAKATSEKEVAQASDTSSEANQVPAQEEKKAEKAAAPATATPAPQTGAKNSQTASSEAPATSNQASETAETGALSQKEEAAVLSLDNIKKIDGKYYYVMADGSYKKNFAITVDGQMLYFDAKTGALSSTSTYSFSQGLTPIVSDFSVNNKAFDSSEKSFELVDGYLTAESWYRPAKILENGKTWVDSKETDLRPVLMSWWPNKDTQVAYLNYMSKALGGKEEFTTETSQTTLNTAAELIQTKIEARISKEQGTKWLREAMAAFVATQSRWSYASEQFDKNDHLQGGALLYTNNKLTQWADSNYRLLNRTPTRQDGKPHYSKADEYGGYEFLLANDVDNSNPVVQAEMLNQIHYLMNWGSIVMNDKDANFDGIRVDAVDNVNADTLQLYTNYFNSVYGVNKSEAQALAHISVLEAWSYNDNDYNQDTNGAALAMDNGLRFSLLYTLTRPLNERTPGMSTLIKSQYGLTDRTKDDKYGDTQPSYVFVRAHDSEVQTVIAQIIKKKIDPTTDGFTFTLDQLKQAFDIYNKDMNSVDKHYTHYNIPAAYAVMLSNMESVTRVYYGDLFTDDGQYMETKSPYYDAINTLLRARIRYAAGGQTMEHNSYKASAAMKAKNPDSGSVLGNSEVLVSVRFGQDVMSADDMTGGKLAKTSGMFSLISNNPELELDANEEIRVNVGKIHAGQTYRPLLLTTDKGLQKYLNDSDTKLTKVADKDGYITFKGSEIKGYKQVEVNGYLSVWVPVGAKADQDIRVAASTKVNGKDDKTYTASQALESQLIYEGFSNFQDFVKKDSQYTNKKIAENTDLFKAWGVTSFEMAPQYVSATDGTFLDSIIENGYAFTDRYDLAMSKNNKYGSKEDLANALKALHAAGIQAIADWVPDQIYQLPGKEVVTASRVDNYGRVKIDQPLVEKLYLANTKSSGKDFQAKYGGEFLEDLQKQYPEMFTAKMISTGKTIDPSVKLKEWSAKYLNGTNVLGRGTDYVLSDEGTGKYFTVNEKGDFLPAALTGDREAKTGFYNDGKGMTYYTTAGNKAKSAFVTVAGNTYYFDYTGYMVTGPNTINSKFYYFLPNGVMLKDAIKQDELGRSVYYGKTGTMYKATDKSQWFAMTDSKGQQRFRHFDRFGIMSVGLVTINGSVQYYDEEGFQVKGEFVTDKDGQTRYFDEGSGNLVKDRFLNKDGKWYYLDDKGLLVKGAQTIKGQKLYFDTKTGAQVKGDFVADKDGNLTFYSGDSGQMVQSDFFSTGNNAWFYADENGHVAKGAKTIRGQKLYFDTKTGQQAKGRFIRDDKGVRYYDADTGALVTNAFLETKAGSNQWYYMGADGYAVKGNQTIKNQHMYFDAETGQQAKGIIVTDANGRKYFYDTFTGSRVVNQFVLVNGNWYFFGYDGSAVTGFHDIKGQHLYFNSDGTQAKGTTVKIGNRSYTFDAHTGELTSVHYG